A genome region from Tenebrio molitor chromosome 4, icTenMoli1.1, whole genome shotgun sequence includes the following:
- the LOC138128171 gene encoding uncharacterized protein, protein MTDRRYHNRLFVDREWTRIAKELGETNSKRICNLSKLYTRGQVSETKIIVIASNCDVFSFLEETVKGKWKNLRDTFKKELKKVRKYRSGDEAEAFRYTGSWCHFEAMQFLKRIATPRETEGNLPASQEENCDFQDFQEDESQEYEPQDSQERMSQHQEAEQEELAQQNEEFGPSTSKGKSKMSRLQKELQHLEESLPAANSPTKPIAVAVSRKRKLNKVSQQEGNFEREMLLLETKKLEFLKNSNDDDEDLNFFKSLLPHVKQLPSINKLNFRTKVQNLLCQELTKLESLHNRIHLSQTSTTSRVTSPYCSPLSSIYSSGQQSDGGHNEVHNNYIVHEFN, encoded by the exons ATGACTGATAGAAGGTACCATAATCGACTCTTCGTGGATAGAGAATGGACTCGAATAGCCAAAGAACTAGGGGAAACAA ATTCTAAAAGAATATGCAATTTGTCTAAATTGTATACCCGTGGCCAAGTAtctgaaacaaaaattattgttatagCCTCTAATTGTgatgttttttcttttctagAGGAAACAGTTAAAGGgaagtggaaaaatttacgtgACACCTTTAAGAAGGAGTTAAAGAAGGTCCGCAAATATAGATCAGGTGACGAAGCAGAAGCATTTCGTTACACAGGATCATGGTGCCACTTTGAAGCCATGCAGTTTTTGAAACGAATAGCAACTCCTAGAGAAACTGAGGGAAATTTGCCTGCATCTCAGGAAGAAAATTGTGATTTTCAAGATTTTCAGGAAGATGAATCGCAGGAATATGAGCCTCAAGACTCGCAGGAACGTATGTCACAACATCAAGAAGCGGAACAAGAGGAATTGGCTCAGCAAAATGAAGAATTTGGACCATCGACTAGCAAAGGAAAATCGAAAATGAGTCGTTTACAGAAGGAACTACAGCACTTGGAAGAATCGCTGCCTGCCGCAAATAGCCCCACAAAACCAATAGCTGTAGCTGTTTCCAGAAaacggaaattaaataaagtcTCACAACAAGAAGGGAATTTTGAACGAGAAATGTTGCTACTTGagacaaaaaaattggaattcctaaaaaattcaaatgacgACGATGAAGACCTCAACTTTTTTAAATCGCTTTTGCCGCATGTCAAGCAACTTccttcaataaataaactaaattttCGGACCAAGGTGCAAAATTTGCTCTGTCAGGAACTGACAAAGCTCGAAAGCCTCCATAATAGGATTCATCTATCCCAAACAAGTACGACGAGTCGAGTCACATCGCCATATTGTTCACCACTTTCTTCGATCTACAGCAGTGGCCAACAATCCGATGGTGGACATAACGAAGTACACAATAATTATATTGTGCACGAATTTAATTAA
- the Snap29 gene encoding synaptosomal-associated protein 29 has translation MSNHRYVKSTNPFDDDDDVDDETFLRNSRKPDGPQPSFDDQLQSFQERKRAIEDRTINSTEKSLSILRDSEQIGIATAEELMRQREKLEKTDKQLDEINATLRFSQKHINGIKSVFSSLKNYMSGKNDVNPMASAASKPSNAQQPTNLHQEFQEKLSTYDRFENHPSTRIKNLDYNSAPSQMSGSKDFSAKLDANLQEMCSNISRLKSLATDMSGEIDSQNDLISNITDKAETADMNITKQNKDMVRLLKK, from the exons ATGTCCAACCATCGATACGTAAAATCAACAAACCCTTTCGATGACGACGACGACGTAGACGACGAAACATTTCTGCGAAACTCTCGGAAGCCCGACGGCCCACAGCCCAGTTTCGACGACCAACTCCAGTCATTCCAGGAACGCAAAAGAGCAATCGAAGATCGCACCATCAACAGCACCGAGAAGAGCCTGAGCATCTTGCGGGATTCGGAACAAATCGGCATCGCCACCGCCGAGGAACTGATGCGACAACGAGAGAAACTGGAGAAAACCGACAAGCAGCTAGATGAAATTAACGCAACGCTGAGATTCTCCCAGAAACATATCAACGGCATCAAGTCGGTGTTCAGCAGCTTGAAGAATTACATGTCGGGGAAGAACGACGTGAATCCAATGGCCTCAGCAGCGTCGAAACCGAGTAAC GCCCAACAACCGACTAATTTGCATCAGGAGTTCCAAGAGAAACTCTCTACGTATGATAGATTTGAAAATCATCCGAGCACCAGGATTAAAAATCTAGATTACAACTCGGCGCCGTCGCAGATGTCCGGTAGTAAAGATTTTAGTGCTAAATTAGATGCGAATTTGCAAGAGATGTGTTCCAATATTTCACGTTTGAAAAGTCTGGCCACTGATATGTCAGGCGAAATTGATTCACAGAATGATTTAATTAGTAACATTACAGATAAGGCTGAAACAGCTGACATGAACATCACCAAACAGAATAAAGATATGGTGagattattgaaaaaataa
- the LOC138128119 gene encoding cuticle protein 16.8-like, with translation MKTIFALSLLISATFCDVSHLVRLQQTEPSTPPPPPKPYAFGYAAGRFPGHIDRTHSEVSDGSGVVQGSYSYVDPRYQIRTVEYIADKDGFHPVLNKSPPPLPSDTPVVAAAKNRHLVQFAKIANAHNAAPGTVVVPVDSVAVNRAKDKHFLLYQKIAEEHARIAAQREAEKLANEGTAQPILLQQH, from the exons ATCTTCGCCTTGTCACTTTTGATAAGTGCCACCTTCTGCGACGTTTCGCACTTGGTGCGCCTGCAACAAACCGAACCGTCGACACCCCCGCCGCCCCCAAAACCCTACGCTTTCGGTTACGCCGCTGGTCGTTTTCCAGGCCACATCGACCGGACACATTCAGAAGTTTCCGATGGATCCGGTGTTGTACAAG GCTCATACTCCTACGTGGACCCCCGCTACCAAATCCGCACCGTCGAATACATCGCCGACAAAGACGGCTTCCATCCCGTCCTCAACAAGAGCCCGCCACCGCTACCGTCAGACACCCCCGTAGTGGCCGCCGCCAAGAACCGTCACTTGGTCCAGTTTGCCAAAATCGCCAATGCACACAACGCCGCCCCTGGTACCGTCGTGGTGCCGGTGGACTCGGTAGCGGTGAATCGCGCAAAAGACAAGCACTTCCTGCTATACCAGAAGATTGCAGAAGAACATGCGAGGATCGCAGCGCAGCGGGAAGCAGAAAAGTTGGCAAATGAAGGGACGGCTCAGCCCATCCTTCTGCAACAGCATTAA